GTAGACGAACCACGAACTCAGCCGGGCGATCACCTCGACGGTCGAGCTCCCGAGACCGCTCGCGGTCCGCTCGAACGCCGTCCCCTCGACGGCGTCGTCGACATTGAGCGCGGTGAGCAGCCGCTCGTTCAGCCGACCGACGGCGTAGCCGAGGAGCAAGAACGCGACGAGCGTTCCGAGCGCGAGGACGATCGGCTGTCTGACGAACGCGAGCACGTCGGCGACGACCGAGGCGCCGAGGGCCATCTCAGTACTCCTCCGGGTCGATCTCCAGTACTAACTCCCCGCCTTTGAACCCGCGAACCATCCCATCGGACTCGGAGAGCACGATCGCCGTCGCGTTCGTGTCCCGCGTGATCGCCCCGGCGGCCATGTGCCGCGCGCCGAGACCCTTCGGGATGTCGACGCCCTCCGCCGCGGGTTCGAGATACCGGTACGCGGAGACGATCTTCCCCGAGTCGCTGATGACGAACGCGCCGTCGAGTCTGGAGAACTCCTTCAGCATCACGTTCACGATCGGGTCGCCGACGTGGACGTGGGACTTCTCGAACGGGTTGTAGCTTAGCGGTCGCGACTTGTTCATCACGTTGCCCGCGTCGCCGACGACGAACAGCGCACCGACCGGTTTCCCCTTCTGGCCCTTCTTTCCCAGGTCGATCGCCACCTCGAGAACGTTGCGGATGACCCCTGGATCCGCCCGCGAATGCATGAAGAGGTCGTAGAGCCCCGACCGGAGCGAGTCGTTCGCGCGGACCCGCGAGACGGTGTCGATGCCGTCGCCGAAGACGCTCACCGCACAGAGCACCTCGTCGCCCTCCTCGATCAGGTCGTTCTCGACGGCCGCGCCGAGGGCGAACTCGACCCGGTCGCGGACGTTCGTGAACGTGAGCGGGACCTCGACGAACCGATCGGCGCCCAGCGTGTTCTCCTCGCCCGCGACGATCGTCGTGGCCCCGTCGAACGAGGCGAATCGCTCGTGGAACGACGCTGCCGGGGAGAACAACACGACCGCGTCGACGTCATCAGCGAGACCGGCGAACAGGTCGGCGACATCACTCATTGCCGTATGGAACCCGTCGACGTCGAAAAACGTTGTGGCGTGGCCCTGCCGGCCGAGATTCCGGAGGGAGCGCTCGATGGCGAGGATATCCGTAGCCCTCAGGTAGTATAGTCGTGATTTACGAAGAACTTATCAGAATATAGTGCGCTAGCGTGTGGTTAGGCATACGTTTACGGTCGGGCGGCCGTCGGGTACGCCAGGAATGGCACAGCTAAGGGACTCAATAATATTATGCTCAGGGTGTGTAGTATCTTTCGTTGGGTGGCCCCGCCAAGACATCCAAGACCAGTACCACTGGCGACATCCACGGGGTCGCCCAACCGTTTCCTGTCATCTCGTGACGTCTCGCGATCATCGGCGACGGCGACCGCTCGAACCCGATAGGCACGCGGGTCGCTCGTGCATCGGACTGATCTCACGGGGCTGTTCGAGACGGGTGAGACGACGGTTCGCTGTGGCGGTCGGTGACACCTGGGTCGTACGCGAGCGTTCCCGGCGTCGCTCGCCCGCCTACGGCGTGTCACAACCCCCTCCATCGGTACCCCCTCGGATCGAGCACCGCCCCCGAGACCCGCCCCCGTATTTATCACACGATTAATCTTATAGGTCTAGCGGTGGTACTCGTGTGATCGCCGGTTTGCCGGCGGATTCCATGGGTTCACAGACAGTCAGACAGCCGAAGACCTCGAACCTACTGGAGGTTCTGGACCGAGTCCTGGATAAGGGGTGCGTGATCGACCTGTGGGTCCGACTCTCCCTGGTCGGTATCGAAGTCGTGACGCTCGAGGCGCGGATCGTGATCGCGTCGGTCGACACCTTCCTGCACTGCGCCGAAGAGATCACAGAGATCGAACGGTGGGAAGAGGAGTCCGACGACCTCGAGGGGCTACGGGAGGTCGAACCGACGCCGGAGTCGTGGGCGAGTCGCTTTTTTTGTCCTAGCGAAACCGTGAATCGAGCGGATCGCTCGGTGCAGGGTCCGACTCGATCCGTCCGCTCAATCGCAGGTTTCGTCGACTCGGGTTCTGTTACGCTCGTCGCCGTTCACAAGTTGTTTTCGGCCCATCGGTACGCTCCACCCACCGCTCGGATGACCGAAGGCGATCGAGGATCCCCACGCTCAGAGCTCACGGTTCGTTCGCTCACCGCTCGCGTACCCGAGGGTCTCTCCGCTCGCGACGAAACGCCTGGGACCGATTTGAACCGGAGCAAGACGGTCCGACTCACTCGTTTCGCTCGTTCGTCGGCTGCGTCTTGCAGGGTCAAATCCGGGCCTGCTCCTTCGCTCACTCCGTTCGCGGGACCGGATTTGAACCTCGCTCGTTCCGTTCGCGTTCGCTCGCTTCACTCCCTGCTTCGAATCCTCGTCCGATTTTCGCCGCTCACGAGTTGTTCGCGGCGAAAATGCGCGGGACCGGATTTGAACCGGCGGACTCCTACGAGACAGCGTCCTAAGCGCTGCGCCGTTTCCTGGCTTGGCTACCCGCGCTCGTTCTCGGGTT
This region of Halalkalicoccus sp. CGA53 genomic DNA includes:
- the dacZ gene encoding diadenylate cyclase DacZ, which codes for MSDVADLFAGLADDVDAVVLFSPAASFHERFASFDGATTIVAGEENTLGADRFVEVPLTFTNVRDRVEFALGAAVENDLIEEGDEVLCAVSVFGDGIDTVSRVRANDSLRSGLYDLFMHSRADPGVIRNVLEVAIDLGKKGQKGKPVGALFVVGDAGNVMNKSRPLSYNPFEKSHVHVGDPIVNVMLKEFSRLDGAFVISDSGKIVSAYRYLEPAAEGVDIPKGLGARHMAAGAITRDTNATAIVLSESDGMVRGFKGGELVLEIDPEEY